A genomic window from Antedon mediterranea chromosome 4, ecAntMedi1.1, whole genome shotgun sequence includes:
- the LOC140047289 gene encoding choline transporter-like protein 2, whose translation MGKSKDNESDDEGSEVEFVSDKNYGEPEKYDPSFHGPIHNRGCTDVICCVIFIAFVIGMFIVGGYAWINGDPRKLVYPTDYKGQICGITPAVKDKPYLFFFDLLKCSATFTSFQLSCPTKQICVSECPTETNTFYTQVFSATVGVSLPTGSEFDSTYCDYGFTPIVSSTDPSYWQGILEAENCPTYYLESQPYLDRCIPKFLVDLVEGVIDAVAAKDNFTAEITKSLQDNGLTELNVPFSDEPYNLELLAENLSDAVAFFLNFQNVATMILDDFYAVWYAIILGLVAAMLVSFVYIVLMRFIAGPMVLFGIIGLHAVTAWGCYYCWTRYKDLDDMQNAAEQSLADIGFTTDLDSYLNLKDTWFAFGIALAVIFALLLLITICLCKQIRIAVNLIEEASKAVASIISTLFFPVVPFILQVILFFVWGSIALFLASSGVQDCLKVAPSDSAFNFEAFEVPRADFECDCNEDYTKDTDTVLDLTMYNDTEIFCEFQSYQLPEETNYFQAYNLFGLFWLMYFIIALCQVTLAGAFASWYWTFDKKDTPTFAVTASFWRAIRYHLGSIAFGSLIIAIIKMIRVSLEYLERKLKGQQNDVVKYLLKCLKCCFWCLEKFMKFLNKNAYIMIAVYGKNFCTSAKKAFFLLLRNFLRVFVVNQLTDFLLFLGVLFVVFLCSVCSFYYFTNSITIVAEYVPAPDVNYYWLPIITIGVGSYVIAKGFFSVYDMAIDTLFLCFLEDLERHDGSPDKPYYMSKDLMKIVGKKNKKVKKTKQ comes from the exons ATGGGGAAAAGTAAGGACAATGAAAGTGACGATGAAGGGTCAGAAGTTGAGTTTGTTTCTGATAAAAATTATG gAGAACCTGAGAAATATGACCCATCCTTTCATGGACCAATTCACAACAG GGGCTGCACTGATGTCATTTGTTGCGTTATTTTTATCGCATTTGTAATTGGAATGTTTATTGTTGGTGGTTATG CCTGGATAAATGGAGACCCCAGAAAGTTGGTTTATCCAACTGACTACAAAGGACAAATATGTGGAATCACTCCTGCAGTAAA agACAAACCGTACTTGTTCTTTTTTGATCTGTTAAAATGTTCGGCAACTTTCACCAGCTTTCAGTTATCTTGTCCAACCAAACAG ATATGTGTGTCTGAATGCCCAACtgaaactaacacattttataCTCAAGTATTTAGTGCAACTGTAGGAGTGAGCTTACCAACCGGATCGGAATTTGATTCCACGTATTGTGACTATGGCTTTACTCCGATTGTTTCCAGCACAGATCCTTCTTAT TGGCAAGGTATATTAGAAGCTGAAAACTGTCCAACGTATTACCTAGAGAGCCAGCCAT ATCTAGATCGCTGCATCCCTAAGTTCCTGGTTGATCTTGTTGAAGGAGTTATAGATGCTGTAGCAGCAAAAGACAACTTTACAGCAGAAATAACTAAAAGCTTACAAGACAACGGCCTCACAGAACTCAATGTACCATTCAGTGACGAGCCTTACAATCTAGAATTGCTTGCTGAAAATTTATCAGA cgCTGTTGCATTTTTTCTAAATTTCCAAAATGTTGCTACCATGATTCTGGACGACTTCTATGCAGTTTGGTATGCAATTATCTT AGGATTGGTTGCTGCTATGTTGGTGtcatttgtttatattgtcCTTATGAGATTCATAGCAGGTCCGATGGTTTTGTTTGGTATCATTGGACTCCATGCAGTCACTGCTTGGG GTTGTTATTACTGCTGGACACGGTACAAGGATCTTGATGATATGCAGAATGCTGCAGAGCAGTCATTGGCCGACATTGGCTTCACGACTGACCTTGATAGCTACCTCAATTTGAAGGATACTTGGTTTGCATTTG GTATCGCCTTGGCTGTTATTTTTGCCTTACTACTACTCATCACCATTTGTCTATGCAAGCAAATTAGGATTGCTGTTAACCTGATAGAAGAGGCTAGCAA AGCTGTTGCGTCTATAATTTCAACGCTTTTCTTTCCTGTCGTACCGTTCATCTTACAAGTGATACTGTTCTTTGTGTGGGGATCTATTGCATT GTTCCTTGCAAGTTCGGGGGTACAAGATTGCCTCAAAGTGGCGCCCTCTGACTCTGCTTTCAATTTTGAAGCCTTTGAAGTACCAAGAGCTGATTTTGAATGTGATTGTAAT GAGGACTACACTAAGGATACAGACACTGTGTTGGATTTAACCATGTACAACGATACCGAGATCTTCTGCGAGTTCCAATCATACCAGCTGCCAGAAGAGACAAACTACTTCCAGGCTTACAACCTGTTTGGTCTTTTCTGGTTGATGTACTTCATCATAGCACTGTGTCAGGTGACTCTTGCAGGTGCCTTCGCCTCATGGTATTGGACGTTTGATAAGAAGGACACGCCCACATTTGCAGTCACGGCGTCTTTCTGGCGAGCAATCAG GTATCATTTGGGATCGATTGCTTTTGGTTCGTTGATCATTGCCATCATTAAGATGATTAGAGTCTCCCTGGAATATCTTGAACGGAAATTAAAAG gTCAACAAAACGATGTTGTGAAGTATCTTCTCAAATGTTTGAAGTGTTGTTTCTGGTGCTTGGAGAAATTTATGAAGTTTCTAAACAAGAACGCTTACATTATG attgcTGTTTACGGCAAGAACTTCTGTACATCCGCAAAGAAAGCCTTTTTTCTTCTGTTGCGAAATTTCCTAAG AGTTTTTGTTGTCAATCAGCTGACAGATTTCCTCTTATTCCTTGGTGTAttgtttgttgtgtttctgTGCTCCGTATGTTCGTTCTATTATTTTACGAACAGCATCACTATTGTGGCAGAATACGTTCCCGCACCTGATGTGAACTATTATTGGCTGCCAATCATA ACTATTGGTGTTGGGTCGTATGTTATTGCAAAAGGATTCTTCAGCGTGTATGATATGGCTATTGATACGTTATTCTTATGTTTCT TGGAAGATTTGGAACGCCATGATGGCTCACCAGATAAACCCTACTACATGTCTAAAGACCTAATGAAAATAGTTggcaagaaaaacaaaaaagtgaagaaaacaaaacaataa